CGATTACGGCGAACAGGTCAATTTGCTGGAAATGCGCGGCGCCGGATATGAACATTTCGTCGTCAGTCCGAATGCAGAACGCGTCTGGTGCCTGAACGAATTGGCTGATTGGGGCGCAGATCTCGGGTGGAACCCGGCGCAACAGCGGGAATGGCGGGAAAAGGCGGAGCTGATTCGGCGGTCTCTTCGCCGCGATTTATGGGATGAGAAGGTTCGTTGGTGGAGATCGGTGTATCCCAATGGATATGTCGATCATGTCTATTCGATCCAGCCTTTTGACGCACTGCCCACCGGCGTTTGCACGGACGCCATGATCGAAGCCATGCTCTCCCACCTGCGGCCCGGGGCCTTTCTCGGCGATTACGGCATCACCAGCGTTTCAGCGGAAGATAAAGTGCATTATGAGGTTGTGGATACCGACTGGTCTGGCGGCGGCGCCTATACGGGAGACGGGCCGCAATTGGCGCTGCACCTCTATGGCCTTCAGCGGAGTGATCTGGCCTGGGATGTTTTAAAACGTCATTTTTGGATGGGAAAACATCTGCTCTATTATCCTCAAGAGCATTATTGCGACAGGCCGGAAAGCCCGGCGCATAAAAGAGCCAACGTGGTGGCTGGCCTGTGCGGCGCGGAAACGGTGCTCTTCGGCTTAATCGGTTTTCAACCCCTTGTCAATGGCCAACTGTGGATTCATCCTCAACCGACCAAGGAGGGTTCGCTTTTCATTCAGGGATTCGGCTATCGGGGAAATCGAGTCGATGTAGAGCTGTCCGCTGGACGCCTGGCTGTGACGAAAAACGGCGTCCTGCTCTATCAGGGATCTCCCAAGCGGCTTCGGATCCTATAGCGTCTTTTCGGCGCGCCGGTAAATCGGTCATTGCGGATTTTCTTCAACCGGTTTATATCCGGTAAATTCAAAAACCATTCGTTCGCTTTGCAGATAGCCCAGTTGGTTGAACAGCTTGATCTCTGCGTCCATCACAAACAGCTCGGGTTTCGACCGAATCAATCCTCCTGAGGCCGCGCTGCCGGAATAATCGAGAAGATCGAGCAGGTTGCGCCCGTCGTCCAGCATGAGATACCAGTAAACTTTGAGGACGCAGCGGCCGCCGGGATCGATAGTCAATACATTACCGGAGATCTTGCTCGGCGGCGCCAGATGATGGTTGCTGATGGCGACCGTCGCGCGAATCGACGGTGTTTTCTTCATCCAGACATGAGCCTTGCCTACGATCTCCACCTTTCCCTCAAAGGTTTCCTCGTACAGATTGGTGATGATAAAGACAAACTCCATAAAGGGCCCGCTATCATAAATCCCTTGGGCGTAAAACACATTTGTGATCGCCAGGGTATTTTGCGGCTCGATGCGCGGCGGCATTTTTTCTTCGCAGGAGAGTGCGGTGAGCAGCAGGACCAGCAGGCAAATCCGTTGCAAGGATTTCATTCGCGCCTCACCATTCCGCTCGAAAGCCGATGCCGCTCCTGCGGCCGATCTCCCAGGCCGAGGGATCGCTCAATTCGCCGCCGATCCGTCCGCAGGCATCGATCCAGCGTACATTGCGGTCATTGAAGAGATTGTTGACTTGAAGATATAACTCTGTTTTCAGGCCGCCTTTACCGTTCGCCGCCGCTGATCCGAAACAGTGGCTTTTGCCGAGACGGAGATCGGCGAGGTGATAGCTCGGCATGCGTCGGTTGTTGGGCAGGAACAGCATATCAGGATTGAGCGGTGTGATGCCGTCCGGAGACGGGTAATAGGTGTATGGCCGGCCGCTGTGGTATTGCCAGATCACGTTCAACCGGATGGATGCCGGCAACGCGAACGACAGATCCGCTTTGCAGCTGTGACGCTGATCCCAACTCAGGGCGTAGGGCAGGGCGGCCATGGGAAAGCCCCATTGCGCCATGTTCATCCCCTGGTTCTCATGTTCGCTGAGGCCTTTGGCTTCCATTAACGTGTAGGAGAGGCTGCCGGTGCACCACGCGCCTTTTTCCCTGCTCACCACAAACTCGAATCCCTGGGCGACGGCATAGGGATTGTTGACATATTCAGCGAATCCGTAATTCCCGGCAATACGGCTGTTGGCCGAGACAAAAGTTTTGCTGTCTATCTGATCCGTGGTTTCTTTATGAAAATACAGGGCGGAGGCCACAAAATTCTCCGCGATGTTGTAGCGGGCGCTGAGCTCGAGCGCCGTGGTCTTTTCCGCCAACAGCTCGGGATTGCCGCGCAACACTTTGACGCCGCGATCCATTTCTACATTGTCCAGGCCGGCGTACAGCTGTTCGAACAGCGGAAATTGCAGATAGCGGCCCCAGTTGATGAAGAAAAAGCTCTTTTCGGTGAACGGAAAAGCAAATCCGAATCGGGGACAGAACTGGTATTTTATTTTAGCCGGCACGAACGCGGTGATCTCTTCCGAATACTCTTCCTTTCCGACTGGTATCAATTCCACGGCCGGCCTGCGGGCGCGCGGATCGAGAAAATCAAAACGCAGGCCCAGGGAAATGACCGAACGGCTGGTCGGCGATTCAAATTTGTCCTGAAGAAACAGCGAACCGCTGTAGGGATGATATTGATAGCGCGTGCTAAAGTTGAGCATCTCCTCATCGATCAGCGGTTTGCCGAAATAAGAGAGCTGCGGCTCCACCTTGCGCAAGGAGGAGTGGATGTCATAGCGCTTGACTTCCATGCCGGCTTTGAACAGATGGGCGGGATGCCATTGGCTGGTGATTTCCGTTTTAAGGGTGGTGCTGTTCTGCCGCATGTCGGCCAACCAGATCCGATCACCGCTGAGGACATAGAGCAGATAAAAGTCGTATTGAAAGGGTTGCCCGGTCACGCTTTCTGCCGGCCCCTCGCCGATGCGCGAGCGGAGCCGAGTCTGACACAGACTGAGTGAGTAAAAGAGACGGCTGGTCAGCGTGTGGTTCCAGAACAGCGTTGCGAGATAACTGTCGTTGCGACGCCGCGGCAGTCCGTCGAGATTGTACCGCCAGCTGAATTCATAATCGCGCCGGCGGTTCAGGGAATAGAGGATCTGA
The nucleotide sequence above comes from bacterium. Encoded proteins:
- a CDS encoding TonB-dependent receptor, with amino-acid sequence QILYSLNRRRDYEFSWRYNLDGLPRRRNDSYLATLFWNHTLTSRLFYSLSLCQTRLRSRIGEGPAESVTGQPFQYDFYLLYVLSGDRIWLADMRQNSTTLKTEITSQWHPAHLFKAGMEVKRYDIHSSLRKVEPQLSYFGKPLIDEEMLNFSTRYQYHPYSGSLFLQDKFESPTSRSVISLGLRFDFLDPRARRPAVELIPVGKEEYSEEITAFVPAKIKYQFCPRFGFAFPFTEKSFFFINWGRYLQFPLFEQLYAGLDNVEMDRGVKVLRGNPELLAEKTTALELSARYNIAENFVASALYFHKETTDQIDSKTFVSANSRIAGNYGFAEYVNNPYAVAQGFEFVVSREKGAWCTGSLSYTLMEAKGLSEHENQGMNMAQWGFPMAALPYALSWDQRHSCKADLSFALPASIRLNVIWQYHSGRPYTYYPSPDGITPLNPDMLFLPNNRRMPSYHLADLRLGKSHCFGSAAANGKGGLKTELYLQVNNLFNDRNVRWIDACGRIGGELSDPSAWEIGRRSGIGFRAEW